One genomic region from Homalodisca vitripennis isolate AUS2020 chromosome 6, UT_GWSS_2.1, whole genome shotgun sequence encodes:
- the LOC124364634 gene encoding uncharacterized protein LOC124364634 isoform X5 codes for MYDALIGRTPAAPQPTPRQPPPQPPPKPAYRPLSVISIASSSSSSSSSVTSSCSGGAGRRLGAAAKSAAYLASIESLEDSDECKRPPHLQRLKTPSQGSGDSGVHSPCSYISTPSLPHSRPRYCDPHLSYRDRVVIEIVETEAVYVADLRQVILGYKERWQGSMDCPLTDDQMEDLFSNIEDIYHFNSKFLRELELCGLDPVLVARCFVRNNDGFSIYTEYCTNYPRTVSVLTELMRQEAVVRLFRERQVALHHTLPLGSYLLKPVQRILKYHLLLQNIVKQSSPENAGYSDIVTALSTMTAIAHHINEMKRKHEHAVRVQEIQSLLLGWEGEDLTTFGELCAEGTFRVSGAKALRHVFLFDQILLITKKKEEGILGYKAHIMCSNLMLIESVPGEPLSFHVIPFDNPRLQYTLQARNLEQKREWTLQLKRVILENYNAVIPSHARQLVMQLGQNRTDDEILAEKGTPKRQHSAPEYLEKRKQERERRKSESGFRARLRSRTCRNSESNICSKAQQRLRRSTQSRDKKESLSSENVMERMGMRRKSEPSCLVNAVTCDKRLEMGSTSALTSAELRISESDLTSAEDKLQDGPTEKKRTLEEIVGQLLMQNREFQRILNKQKHFITRRRTADTSDEEDDCRVSKPLRPSRSPSVYSSRLPNSGDYDNLQNVWESVQLLEQRASLKRTQSFTSHEYDSSPDHSLPCSTSRLSLDTPTSPAVWLKQQQHLATTPTKKSGSLPRSFPLTHVQEWPRLGPERPVTIASDKPQGLNLDDMEQYMAGEKERCLGWRLRFPVPDYTTEEESTTEYLASTQNINFHPEYKIYRTGITKAALKSVISSVTNKLAGLRASTETLNESDNERRNRLTQAFNKFRRKEPDDESPTYKQGSSSLGARIAHGSETSDYADPRVLFPSITPSKKAASLLGIRPYSVLSLVSNLTSSSDGDKTSGYGGSIASTVQDNGKKDEHESDGSADSFYERSFEAMESMMDSEIFRDSAIFSDPDEMFDHGIVKSHVMKPSPQGKPKIPPPVPAKPTNLKVIWRINTNLSSSNTPEPSKREDKEADDCDSSSVASTVIESTSSKGWVRHVIGKLQGDSAQS; via the exons ATGTATGATGCCCTGATAGGTCGGACTCCAGCAGCCCCGCAGCCCACCCCCCGCCAGCCACCCCCACAACCTCCGCCCAAACCCGCGTACAGGCCTCTCTCAGTCATCTCCATCGCGTCTTCTTCCTCTTCGTCCTCTTCTTCCG TGACCAGCAGCTGTTCAGGCGGCGCAGGGCGGAGACTGGGGGCCGCCGCCAAGAGTGCCGCCTACCTCGCCTCCATAGAGTCCCTGGAGGACAGCGATGAGTGCAAGCGACCACCGCACTTGCAGCGCCTCAAGACTCCCTCGCAGG GGTCAGGGGACAGTGGAGTACACAGCCCTTGCTCCTACATCAGTACACCCTCCCTGCCTCACAGCCGCCCTCGCTACTGTGATCCCCACCTCAGCTACCGAGACAGAGTTGTCATCGAGATCGTCGAGACGGAAGCTGTCTACGTGGCGGACCTCAGACAAGTCATCCTG GGCTACAAGGAGAGATGGCAGGGGAGCATGGACTGTCCTCTCACAGACGACCAGATGGAGGACCTCTTCAGCAACATCGAGGACATTTACCATTTTAACAG CAAGTTCCTGAGAGAGCTGGAGCTGTGTGGGCTGGACCCGGTGTTGGTGGCTCGCTGCTTTGTTCGCAACAATGATGGCTTCTCTATTTACACTGAATACTGTACCAACTATCCCAG GACTGTGAGTGTGCTGACGGAGCTGATGAGGCAGGAGGCAGTGGTGAGGCTGTTCAGAGAACGGCAAGTCGCATTACACCACACACTGCCTCTGGGCTCATACCTGCTCAAACCTGTCCAGAGAATACTCAAGTATCATCTACTTCTTCAG AATATTGTGAAACAATCGTCACCAGAGAATGCGGGATATAGTGACATCGTGACCGCCCTGTCTACCATGACTGCCATCGCCCACCACATCAACGAGATGAAGCGCAAGCATGAACACGCTGTCAGAGTCCAGGAGATACAGAGTCTGTTGCTGGGCTGGGAG ggaGAGGATCTGACAACTTTTGGAGAACTCTGCGCAGAGGGAACTTTCCGAGTCTCTGGTGCAAAAGCTCTCAGACATGTTTTCCTCTTCGATCAGATACTGCTAATAACCAAAAAGAAGGAGGAAGGAATTCTGGGATACAAAGCTCACATCATG TGCTCTAATCTGATGCTGATTGAAAGCGTGCCTGGTGAGCCGTTGAGCTTCCATGTCATTCCGTTTGATAATCCTCGTCTTCAATACACTCTTCAG GCTCGTAATTTGGAACAAAAGCGAGAATGGACGTTACAGTTGAAGAGAGTGATCCTTGAAAACTACAATGCTGTGATTCCTTCACATGCACGGCAGTTGGTAATGCAGCTGGGTCAAAACCGAACTGACG ATGAGATATTAGCTGAGAAGGGAACACCCAAGAGACAACACTCGGCTCCCGAGTACTTGGAGAAGAGAAAACAGGAAAGAGAGCGACGTAAATCGGAATCCGGCTTTAGAGCTCGGTTACGTTCACGAACTTGCAGAAATTCTGAGTCAAACATTTGCTCAAAG GCTCAGCAAAGGCTTCGACGAAGTACCCAAAGCCGAGACAAAAAAGAGTCGCTATCCTCCGAGAATGTAATG GAACGGATGGGAATGCGTCGCAAGTCAGAGCCTAGCTGTCTGGTGAATGCTGTGACTTGCGACAAACGGCTGGAGATGGGCTCGACGTCGGCTTTGACATCGGCAGAGCTACGGATATCAGAGTCAGATCTGACATCGGCAGAGGACAAATTGCAAGATGGACCGACCGAGAAGAAGCGGACTCTGGAGGAAATTGTGGGTCAGCTCCTCATGCAGAACAGAGAGTTCCAGAGGATACTGAACAAGCAGAAGCACTTTATAACCAGGAGGCGAACAGCTGATACTAGCGATGAGGAGGATGACTGCCGCGTGTCCAAGCCTTTAAG GCCCAGCAGAAGCCCCAGTGTGTACAGCTCCAGGCTCCCCAACTCTGGTGACTACGACAATCTGCAGAATGTGTGGGAGTCGGTGCAGCTCCTGGAGCAACGAGCCAGTCTCAAGCGCACTCAATCCTTCACGAGTCACGAGTACGACAGCTCCCCGGACCACTCCCTACCTTGCAGTACTTCCCGGTTGTCCCTGGACACTCCGACCTCCCCAGCCGTGTGGCTCAAGCAGCAACAACACCTGGCGACCACGCCTACCAAGAAGTCGGGGTCTTTGCCTCGGAGCTTTCCCCTGACACATGTGCAGGAATGGCCTCGCCTGGGACCCGAGCGGCCAGTCACCATCGCTTCTGACAAACCTCAGGGTCTGAACCTCGACGACATGGAGCAGTACATGGCCGGCGAGAAGGAGAGGTGTCTGGGCTGGAGGCTTCGATTTCCTGTTCCTGACTATACCACAGAAGAAGAAAGCACCACAGAGTACTTGGCGAGCACGCAAAACATTAATTTCCATCccgaatataaaatatacaggacTGGAATAACTAAGGCGGCTCTGAAATCCGTAATATCCAGTGTCACGAACAAACTGGCCGGCCTACGAGCGAGCACGGAAACCTTGAATGAGAGTGATAATGAGAGGCGCAACAGGTTAACACAGGCTTTCAACAAGTTCAGACGCAAGGAGCCCGATGATGAGTCTCCCACTTATAAACAAGGCAGCTCAAGTCTTGGAGCTCGGATCGCTCATGGATCGGAGACCTCGGACTATGCCGATCCAAGAGTCCTTTTTCCATCTATTACACCTTCAAAGAAAGCTGCATCTCTCCTGGGTATTCGACCATACTCAGTGCTCTCCTTAGTGTCAAATCTGACGTCATCCAGTGATGGAGACAAAACATCCGGTTACGGAGGGAGCATTGCATCCACGGTCCAGGACAACGGAAAGAAAGACGAACACGAGAGCGATGGATCCGCTGATAGTTTTTACGAGCGTTCTTTTGAAGCTATGGAGTCGATGATGGACTCGGAAATATTTAGAGACAGTGCCATATTCAGTGACCCCGATGAGATGTTCGATCACGGAATCGTGAAATCACATGTAATGAAGCCTTCTCCTCAGGGCAAACCGAAAATACCTCCACCTGTTCCTGCAAAACCCACAAACTTGAAAGTGATCTGGAGGATAAACACCAACTTAAGTAGCAGCAACACTCCGGAACCGAGCAAGCGAGAAGACAAGGAAGCGGACGACTGTGATTCCAGTTCGGTGGCTTCTACAGTGATCGAGTCAACTTCCAGCAAGGGATGGGTGAGACACGTCATCGGCAAACTGCAGGGTGACTCAGCTCAatcttaa
- the LOC124364634 gene encoding uncharacterized protein LOC124364634 isoform X4: MQIKTARQPPPARPPKGTTSAEDLVPTLLGMYDALIGRTPAAPQPTPRQPPPQPPPKPAYRPLSVISIASSSSSSSSSVTSSCSGGAGRRLGAAAKSAAYLASIESLEDSDECKRPPHLQRLKTPSQGSGDSGVHSPCSYISTPSLPHSRPRYCDPHLSYRDRVVIEIVETEAVYVADLRQVILGYKERWQGSMDCPLTDDQMEDLFSNIEDIYHFNSKFLRELELCGLDPVLVARCFVRNNDGFSIYTEYCTNYPRTVSVLTELMRQEAVVRLFRERQVALHHTLPLGSYLLKPVQRILKYHLLLQNIVKQSSPENAGYSDIVTALSTMTAIAHHINEMKRKHEHAVRVQEIQSLLLGWEGEDLTTFGELCAEGTFRVSGAKALRHVFLFDQILLITKKKEEGILGYKAHIMCSNLMLIESVPGEPLSFHVIPFDNPRLQYTLQARNLEQKREWTLQLKRVILENYNAVIPSHARQLVMQLGQNRTDDEILAEKGTPKRQHSAPEYLEKRKQERERRKSESGFRARLRSRTCRNSESNICSKAQQRLRRSTQSRDKKESLSSENVMERMGMRRKSEPSCLVNAVTCDKRLEMGSTSALTSAELRISESDLTSAEDKLQDGPTEKKRTLEEIVGQLLMQNREFQRILNKQKHFITRRRTADTSDEEDDCRVSKPLRPSRSPSVYSSRLPNSGDYDNLQNVWESVQLLEQRASLKRTQSFTSHEYDSSPDHSLPCSTSRLSLDTPTSPAVWLKQQQHLATTPTKKSGSLPRSFPLTHVQEWPRLGPERPVTIASDKPQGLNLDDMEQYMAGEKERCLGWRLRFPVPDYTTEEESTTEYLASTQNINFHPEYKIYRTGITKAALKSVISSVTNKLAGLRASTETLNESDNERRNRLTQAFNKFRRKEPDDESPTYKQGSSSLGARIAHGSETSDYADPRVLFPSITPSKKAASLLGIRPYSVLSLVSNLTSSSDGDKTSGYGGSIASTVQDNGKKDEHESDGSADSFYERSFEAMESMMDSEIFRDSAIFSDPDEMFDHGIVKSHVMKPSPQGKPKIPPPVPAKPTNLKVIWRINTNLSSSNTPEPSKREDKEADDCDSSSVASTVIESTSSKGWVRHVIGKLQGDSAQS, encoded by the exons ATGCAGATCAAGACTGCCAGGCAGCCACCCCCTGCGCGGCCGCCTAAAG GTACGACATCCGCCGAGGATCTGGTTCCGACACTTCTGGGCATGTATGATGCCCTGATAGGTCGGACTCCAGCAGCCCCGCAGCCCACCCCCCGCCAGCCACCCCCACAACCTCCGCCCAAACCCGCGTACAGGCCTCTCTCAGTCATCTCCATCGCGTCTTCTTCCTCTTCGTCCTCTTCTTCCG TGACCAGCAGCTGTTCAGGCGGCGCAGGGCGGAGACTGGGGGCCGCCGCCAAGAGTGCCGCCTACCTCGCCTCCATAGAGTCCCTGGAGGACAGCGATGAGTGCAAGCGACCACCGCACTTGCAGCGCCTCAAGACTCCCTCGCAGG GGTCAGGGGACAGTGGAGTACACAGCCCTTGCTCCTACATCAGTACACCCTCCCTGCCTCACAGCCGCCCTCGCTACTGTGATCCCCACCTCAGCTACCGAGACAGAGTTGTCATCGAGATCGTCGAGACGGAAGCTGTCTACGTGGCGGACCTCAGACAAGTCATCCTG GGCTACAAGGAGAGATGGCAGGGGAGCATGGACTGTCCTCTCACAGACGACCAGATGGAGGACCTCTTCAGCAACATCGAGGACATTTACCATTTTAACAG CAAGTTCCTGAGAGAGCTGGAGCTGTGTGGGCTGGACCCGGTGTTGGTGGCTCGCTGCTTTGTTCGCAACAATGATGGCTTCTCTATTTACACTGAATACTGTACCAACTATCCCAG GACTGTGAGTGTGCTGACGGAGCTGATGAGGCAGGAGGCAGTGGTGAGGCTGTTCAGAGAACGGCAAGTCGCATTACACCACACACTGCCTCTGGGCTCATACCTGCTCAAACCTGTCCAGAGAATACTCAAGTATCATCTACTTCTTCAG AATATTGTGAAACAATCGTCACCAGAGAATGCGGGATATAGTGACATCGTGACCGCCCTGTCTACCATGACTGCCATCGCCCACCACATCAACGAGATGAAGCGCAAGCATGAACACGCTGTCAGAGTCCAGGAGATACAGAGTCTGTTGCTGGGCTGGGAG ggaGAGGATCTGACAACTTTTGGAGAACTCTGCGCAGAGGGAACTTTCCGAGTCTCTGGTGCAAAAGCTCTCAGACATGTTTTCCTCTTCGATCAGATACTGCTAATAACCAAAAAGAAGGAGGAAGGAATTCTGGGATACAAAGCTCACATCATG TGCTCTAATCTGATGCTGATTGAAAGCGTGCCTGGTGAGCCGTTGAGCTTCCATGTCATTCCGTTTGATAATCCTCGTCTTCAATACACTCTTCAG GCTCGTAATTTGGAACAAAAGCGAGAATGGACGTTACAGTTGAAGAGAGTGATCCTTGAAAACTACAATGCTGTGATTCCTTCACATGCACGGCAGTTGGTAATGCAGCTGGGTCAAAACCGAACTGACG ATGAGATATTAGCTGAGAAGGGAACACCCAAGAGACAACACTCGGCTCCCGAGTACTTGGAGAAGAGAAAACAGGAAAGAGAGCGACGTAAATCGGAATCCGGCTTTAGAGCTCGGTTACGTTCACGAACTTGCAGAAATTCTGAGTCAAACATTTGCTCAAAG GCTCAGCAAAGGCTTCGACGAAGTACCCAAAGCCGAGACAAAAAAGAGTCGCTATCCTCCGAGAATGTAATG GAACGGATGGGAATGCGTCGCAAGTCAGAGCCTAGCTGTCTGGTGAATGCTGTGACTTGCGACAAACGGCTGGAGATGGGCTCGACGTCGGCTTTGACATCGGCAGAGCTACGGATATCAGAGTCAGATCTGACATCGGCAGAGGACAAATTGCAAGATGGACCGACCGAGAAGAAGCGGACTCTGGAGGAAATTGTGGGTCAGCTCCTCATGCAGAACAGAGAGTTCCAGAGGATACTGAACAAGCAGAAGCACTTTATAACCAGGAGGCGAACAGCTGATACTAGCGATGAGGAGGATGACTGCCGCGTGTCCAAGCCTTTAAG GCCCAGCAGAAGCCCCAGTGTGTACAGCTCCAGGCTCCCCAACTCTGGTGACTACGACAATCTGCAGAATGTGTGGGAGTCGGTGCAGCTCCTGGAGCAACGAGCCAGTCTCAAGCGCACTCAATCCTTCACGAGTCACGAGTACGACAGCTCCCCGGACCACTCCCTACCTTGCAGTACTTCCCGGTTGTCCCTGGACACTCCGACCTCCCCAGCCGTGTGGCTCAAGCAGCAACAACACCTGGCGACCACGCCTACCAAGAAGTCGGGGTCTTTGCCTCGGAGCTTTCCCCTGACACATGTGCAGGAATGGCCTCGCCTGGGACCCGAGCGGCCAGTCACCATCGCTTCTGACAAACCTCAGGGTCTGAACCTCGACGACATGGAGCAGTACATGGCCGGCGAGAAGGAGAGGTGTCTGGGCTGGAGGCTTCGATTTCCTGTTCCTGACTATACCACAGAAGAAGAAAGCACCACAGAGTACTTGGCGAGCACGCAAAACATTAATTTCCATCccgaatataaaatatacaggacTGGAATAACTAAGGCGGCTCTGAAATCCGTAATATCCAGTGTCACGAACAAACTGGCCGGCCTACGAGCGAGCACGGAAACCTTGAATGAGAGTGATAATGAGAGGCGCAACAGGTTAACACAGGCTTTCAACAAGTTCAGACGCAAGGAGCCCGATGATGAGTCTCCCACTTATAAACAAGGCAGCTCAAGTCTTGGAGCTCGGATCGCTCATGGATCGGAGACCTCGGACTATGCCGATCCAAGAGTCCTTTTTCCATCTATTACACCTTCAAAGAAAGCTGCATCTCTCCTGGGTATTCGACCATACTCAGTGCTCTCCTTAGTGTCAAATCTGACGTCATCCAGTGATGGAGACAAAACATCCGGTTACGGAGGGAGCATTGCATCCACGGTCCAGGACAACGGAAAGAAAGACGAACACGAGAGCGATGGATCCGCTGATAGTTTTTACGAGCGTTCTTTTGAAGCTATGGAGTCGATGATGGACTCGGAAATATTTAGAGACAGTGCCATATTCAGTGACCCCGATGAGATGTTCGATCACGGAATCGTGAAATCACATGTAATGAAGCCTTCTCCTCAGGGCAAACCGAAAATACCTCCACCTGTTCCTGCAAAACCCACAAACTTGAAAGTGATCTGGAGGATAAACACCAACTTAAGTAGCAGCAACACTCCGGAACCGAGCAAGCGAGAAGACAAGGAAGCGGACGACTGTGATTCCAGTTCGGTGGCTTCTACAGTGATCGAGTCAACTTCCAGCAAGGGATGGGTGAGACACGTCATCGGCAAACTGCAGGGTGACTCAGCTCAatcttaa